From the genome of Macaca thibetana thibetana isolate TM-01 chromosome 8, ASM2454274v1, whole genome shotgun sequence:
CCACTTTTGAGATCCAAAATATTACGTAGTGCACACATATTTGGTAACCAAATCAGGATTAAACATTAAACTTCAGGGCCGAGCACAGtgccctgtaatcctagcattttgggaagctgaggcgggcagattacttgacctcaggagttcaagaccagcctagacagcATGGTacaaccctatctctataaaaaaatacaaaaattagttgggtgtggtggtgtgtgcctgtggtcccagctactcaggaggctgaggtgggaggatcgcttgagccaaggaggcagaggttgcagtgagccaagatcacaccactgcactccagcctgggtgacatagcgagatactgtctcaaaaagaaaaaaacaaaagtaaagtaaGAACATAATAAGAAATATGTTTGGCACTGTTACAggggataaaaaataaatagggaaaTAGATCCTGCTTTCAGGGTAAGTGCAATTTgctgagtaaaataaatattttaagataccttaaaaaagaaaacaaaggctgTTGTAAATTGGATATTCAATTATTTGGGGTTTATAAATACACAGAATGCCACATTTTCACCAATACCTTATGTTTTGTGTAAAGATTGAAACCAACTTTGAAAATGAACTGTTTATGcgattatcttaaaaataaagattatataatAAGCCACATTATCTTGCATTATGTGACTTATCTAGGGGGTAAAGTCACTCTCATTCTACTAATATTCACAGTACTATTATATAATCATTTCAGAGCCCTGAATTATAATCCCAACTATGTGACAGTTACTGAGTAAATTTTGCAATGTAGATTTATTATAGAATATAAgtgtattactttatttttctctattcattGGCATCCTTTTATATTTAGGGTTTGACACGATTGCACACAACAATCTTTCTACTAAGATATTCCATAGAGTtcgccagggatggtggctcacgccttaatccaagcactttgggaggctgaggcaggtggatcacctggggtcaggagttcgagaccaccctggccaacatgatgaaaccctgtctctactaaaaatacaaaaattagctgggcatggtggcacatgcctgtaatcccagctactcgggagctgaggcgggagaatcgcttgaacccagggagcggaggttgcagtgagccaagatcatgccattgcactccagcctgggcaacaggagcgaaactctgtctcaaaaaaacaaaacaaaaagattgagGCTCAAGCAGATTAAATATTATACACATACTAGATCACATACTAAGCCACACAGGTAGTACAGAATAGAAATCCTATTCCAGGGCTTCACGGACCTCAAATTGCTTCTGTAAATGGTTCATGTTTATTAATTTACCTTCTCAAAGTCAATATACTTCAAAAACATACAACTGCTATCATTAAAATGTGGTTACACATAACCTAGCACATAGGTGCTTTAGAAGAAGGGAACTTtaccatttgaattttttttttcctccactctgtcgcccaggctggagtgcagtggcacgatctcggctcactgcaagctccacctcccgggttcaggtcattctcccgcctcagcctgccgagtagctgggactacaggtgcccgccaccacgcctggctaattttttgtatttttagtagagatggtgtttcactgtgttagctaggatggtctcgatctcctgacctcatgatccacctgcctcggcctcccaaaatgctgggattacaggcgtgagccaccgtgccaggctaccatttgatttttttaaaatatcctaacatgtgtgtgtgtgtgtgtgtgtgcgcgcgcgcgcgtgtttCTCATGAATATGGTATTATTGGTCCTTTTTCCAAAGATAtggtatgaaaaataattttttgcttagagtcagagtcttgctctatcatccagccgggtgtgcagtggcacgaacatagctcactgcagcttcaaactcctcaGTTCAAGtctcctcccgccccagcctccaaagtagctaggactacaggagtgcgccaccacactcagctaactttattattattttttgtagaggcaggtctcaaattcttggcctcaagtggtccttccacctcagcctcctaaagcactgggattataggcatgactcACTGCACTTGGtagaaaattaatttccattataaaaatcagaaaggaagaactTGTTGTTTGATGGCCAATACCCTGAATTTCATTCCAACTTCTGGTTTTCTACATTATATGTAGGTACTAGTGATTTtgtgccatttttatttcttcagatttttcctCTTCTACAATTCTCCCATATGTGTTATTATTTGAAGCCCTGATCACAGCTCTGAatcattctgttcttttttctcctccaacTCTGATTCAAAACTTCTGTAACTCGTTCACTGCAAAGTCTAGAATCTCTCTTGCAAGTGAGCTGACCGGGTGGGCCAAATCGCCTTGAAAGGGAAGGATTGTTACAAAGTCAGTATGTTGCTAAGACGTCTTGCTAATTTGCTGTGTAAGTTGCATAGACTGTCAGGGGATTCTCCTTTCCACTGATGAATTTAGGTGTGTGTTATGACCTGTATCAGTGATTCTATTTGGATTGATTAACGTTGCAATTTTTTATCCATATGAATGTTGCACCTAGTTTTTCCCTGTAATTGGTTAAACAAATGTCTGCTGTTTGCATTTCAACTCTCAGCCAATAACTGCTGGAAGTGATTTAATGCAGCTGGAGAATGACACTAACAATCATTATAGCCTGCAAAGTGTGAAACAATTTCATTGTGCTTTGTGGTCTCTTTAGTCTGAGGACTGATAATGTGCAGCGGATGTGActtgaaaaaaagtatttcattatAGTTAAACAAATAATGTAAAAGAGGGGTGAGTTCTGGGGCAGCTCCATGCTGTTTATCTGGCATGAGCTTGTTTTTATAAGAATTCACTTcaagtgtggaagggaaatgctTTCATCTGAAAGGGATTGCTGTGCTTCATTCCGGTTTCTCCCTCCATCTGATAAAAACGCTTGCTGAGTGACAGCACAGATGTAGCTCATTTGAAACaaatgaaggaaaaggagaaaagggataGGGGTGGAGCCAAGGAGTAGTCAGTCATGTTTCCAAAGTCCCGCGGTTTCCCCTGGTCTTTTCATTCACCCCAGCGGCCCTGGTGTCCCCCTGCAAAGTGCGATGCCCTCGCCCCTGGCCCTACGCCCCTACCTCCCCAGCGAGTTTTCCCCGTCGGTGGACGCCCGGCCCTGCAGCAGTCCCTCAGAGCTCCCTGCGAAGCTGCTTCTGGGGGCCACTCCTCGGGCCCCGCGGCTGCCGCGCCGGCTGGCTTGGTGCTCCATTGACTGGGAGCAGGTGTGCTTGCTGCAGAGGCTGGGAGCCGGAGGGTTTGGCTCGGTGTACAAGGCGACTTACCACGGTGTTCCTGTGGCCATAAAGCAAGTGAACAAGTGCACTAAGAACCGACTAGCATCTCGGCGGAGTTTCTGGGCTGAGCTCAACGTAGCAAGGCTGCGCCACAATAACATCGTGCGCGTGGTGGCTGCCAGCACGCGCACGCCCGCGGGGTCCAACAGCCTAGGGACCATCATCATGGAGTTCGGTGGCAACGTCACTTTACACCAAGTCATCTACGGCGCCGCCGGCCACCCTGAGGGGGACGCGGGGGAGCCTCACTGCAGCACTGGAGAACCGTTAACTTTGGGAAAGTGTCTCAAGTACTCCCTAGATGTTGTGAACGGCCTGCTCTTCCTCCACTCGCAAAGCATTGTGCACTTGGACCTGAAGCCCGCGAACATCTTGATCAGTGAGCAGGATGTCTGTAAAATTAGTGACTTCGGTTGCTCTGAGAAGTTGGAAGATCTGCTGTGCTTCCAGACACCCCTTTACCCCCTTGGAGGCACATACACCCACCGCGCCCCGGAACTCCTGAAAGGAGAGGGAGTGACGCCCAAAGCCGACATTTATTCCTTTGCCATCACTCTCTGGCAAATGACTACCAAGCAGGCGCCCTATTCGGGGGAGCGGCAGCACATACTGTACGCAGTGGTGGCCTACGACCTGCGCCCGTCCCTCTCCGCTGCTGTCTTCCAGGACTCGCCCCCCGGGCAGCGCCTTGGGGACGTCATCCGGCGCTGCTGGAGACCCAGCGCGGCGCAGAGGCCGAGCGCGCGGCTGCTTTTGGTGGATCTCACCTCTTTGAAAGCTGAATTCGGCTGACTGAAAACCTGCGTCAAGATAAGCTTGtgtctgtttctgtttgtttttaaaggaagtgGAGATGTCGAAGAAAACATATTTGTGGGATggagttttagaaaataaagttactAAAAACTCCTTTAGTCTCCAATGCTTTTTCTACGACACATAGCAAAGCCACAAATCTAGTACCTGTTGTCTCAGTACTGTTAGTAACTAATCTTATTCAGATAAGATTAGTGCTTGTGCTTTGCCCTCCATTGAtagtatttcatttattcaaatttgTTACTAATAAAACACTTTGTCCAAAACAGAACTCCACTGCAGAAATGTCAAAATTTTCTATAAATCCATATATATCCCATACCTACCACATAAATTCCAACTATTAACAGTGTACTTGCTCCCACACCAAATcagtaaaaactttttaaaaaataagtaatgctTTCCTACTACTCCCCCCAGTAAAACTTCTTGTTTGTAATGACCTTCACACATAAAAGTCATACACTGAGGTACATTTACAGTCAAAGGAATTATAACTGActtattgtaatatttttaacttgTGCAATGCAATGCAATGAGTAGAGACATTTTACTAAAACACTTCTAAACTGGGTCATTTTTACCTGGTACTGGGACTCAGAAGTAGAAGATAAAGATTATATGATGTGAGGGGAAAATGAAAACCCTGAGGAATCATGAAATTTAACTTTTGGATGGAAGAGAACAGACAAATAGAACTAGATTGCCCACTCTAGACATCAAAACAATGGGTGTTGGTACATAGGTTTTAAAGGAGAAGGTGATTGGATTTTGTCATTGGGACAACTTTGACTTTCTTTTAGCAACAGCAGTTTCTGtgcatggcggaaggcaaagctGACGCAGTGGCTGGTAGAGGGAATGGCAAAGCCCTGAAGCAGAGGCTGTGCATGCACTGTtaaggagggagaggcaggaacCTTAAAAGGGGGTCAGAGACACAgaaatgttttcagattttttatctggtttcttttagttttaggttgaaagaaataattttatttgtaaaatgagccACTAGAGGCAAAGATAATTGATAAAGTTTAGATACTTGTAGAAGGGATGAAGCGTAGTACCTAGGGGAAGAGATTATCATCTTGGAGAGAAAGGACATCTCTTCCCAAGATGGGAGCCAAGGGTGGGGGCACAATGGCATTACAGACACATTTACAATAGGAAAAAGGGGACTGGGGAAGCCCACATCTGTtagcttctatttttttctgttaagagTGGTTGAGGGTAGGGGGGTCTACAGAGTGACACCATGGTTTGGAAGTATTCttgagaaaagcaaaagagagCTATCTGTGGCCATGTATAACATTGACGGAGTGCTGCTAATTCTGTCCAGGTAGTTGGGGGAACAAACCACCTATATACCGATAAAGAATTCCCttctctgattattattatttgagatagattctcattccatcacccagactggagtgtagtggcacgattttggctcactgcaacctccgcctccccagtagctgggattacaggcacatgccaccacacccaactaatttttgtatttttagtaaagaggtttcaccatgttggccaggctggtctcgaactcctgacctcaagtgatcccccccatgtcagtctcacaaagtgctaggattacaggcttgagtcactgtgcccggcccccttcTTTGACTATTGTGGCAATAGGAATTCACGTTGGTAAGTTTAAATTACAATAGTGTCTTCCCTTCACCTGGAGACCACATAGAATGACAAGGTGAAGAAGGGGGAATAAACACTGTAGGCTCCATAATCAGTGAAactgggagagagaaaacaaacccTAAAATGTGATAACTAAAGACTGAACGGAGCCTTAAGGAAAGAGAGCAGGAAGGGTAAGGTGTGGCTGGCAtcggggcagggggtggggaccAAGGGACCCAGCAGTGACAGATCCCAAGGAGACCTGCAAAATTAGATTCCTTGGATAACAGGAGCCCACTGGGAAGTGTAAATGTTGGGGAAGAAATCAGAGAACAGGAATGAGATCAAACAGTGCTGAGGTTAGAGGAGttggtagaaaaagaaagaagagcaggTGTTACAGAGGATCCAGCCATGCAGAGCTCAGAAATTGGCGGCAAAATTCAGCTGCTGGACAGGAGGGGGTCAccctggggacagggcagggaATACTGGACAGGCACAGAAGCCTCCTGGGCCCGGTTTGCTTTGGAGAGAAAGAAGGTTGTGGCTGCACGAAGAAACCCACAGAAGTGCCATATTGGAAGGAAACAAGCAGATGAAAGAAGTCTGAGTTGTTGGAAAACCACCCTGCTGAGAGGTAGAACAGGCACATGACTGCTCCCTCTGTAGCGACTAATAGTCAAAAGTATGCTCTTTGACATACACATCAAGTCAGAGGTAAAGGCATACTTAATAGTGCAAAAACAAGTATTAAGAAAGATAATacgggcaggtgtggtggctcatgcctgtaatcccagcaccttgggaggccaaggtgagtggatcacctgaagttgggagaccagcctggccaaaatgatgaaaccccatctctaccaaaaatagaaaattagtcaggcatggtagcacatgcctgtaatcccagctacttgggaggctgaggaaggagaatcgctttagcctgggatgtggaggttgcggtgagccaagatggcgccattgcactccagactaggcaacaagagcgaaactccgtttcaaaaaaaaagaataacatttacATCAAAACCCGAtaaagattgctttttaaaaagaaatgacaggTCAGTCTTGTTTAAAACTATCAGTGTAAAAAACTATCACTGTCCTAAGTAAATATTAGCATACAGAATCtaagagttaatttttataatcatGCACATGTTATTTTTACTCAAGTGAATTTCTTCCAAGATGCAAGAATAGTTTCATATTAGAAAATCTATTGTCTTAATTCATATTAGCAGGTTAAAAGAGTAAGAACATATGCTGAGaatacatttgacaaaattaaatgtttattctgggtttttaaaaagagactcaaaagaaggagaaatagataTTTACCTAacccacttaaaaaaatacataacaaatgttaatttcttatataacttattttttataaatgtataaataccaTGGTTACATAACATAGGGAAAACTGAATAAAGGATATATTATACAAGAATTCTATGTACTGTCTTTGCAATTCTTCtatgtctaaaattatttcaaaataaaaacttaaaaatgtatagaaCACCACACATTTCAGCCCAATAGCTACCATATTAACAGGAAATCAGTCCACTAAAGTCATGAATAATGTAAGAATGCCCACTACTGCTATTATGATTTAATGTTTTATTGGTCagtgacatttaaaaagaaaattaaacttgaGGTCTAAAACtgtgaagagagaagaaaaacaaattctgttTGCAGATTCTATTTTCAGGATATATACTTGGAAAAGAAACACAAGATAATTAACAGacaaactaaaacaataaaataattatgtaagtttgcaggatataaaattaacatacagaTATCAATAGACTTCAACTATGTCAACAAAAATCAGCtagaatttataaaagaaagattcCTTTTACAATAccttgaaaaagataaaatattcccTTTGACACAGCCACAGACTGCATGTTTCATGATAGCAGGGCTGGAGGATGAGATACTTGGCTAATATGGTGGGGACATTAGTCATATACAGGAGGGTTAAACAAGTAAGTAAATACATTGAGGAGAATGGGAGCCAGGATTTATAAGTGTTAGAAAAGGAAGTTACAAGTATAGAAACAAGGAAGTCTAGAATAAACTCTATTGAAATTGAAATAGGAAATGTCAGGTTGAGTTTAGAAGTATCAGTGTGAACATGTAGTTTTTAATAGAGGTagatgaaaggagagagagggatagATATAGAAACAGACAAtaatgtgtgtgcatctgtgtgtgtgtgtgtacgcacatACAtgtatttcctagctctgtcctTTGACAGGGCCTAAAGTAATGACACTCTGGAGCAGATTAACACCAAACTTGAGCTCTGAATTCTGACTTTTtagtttctgaatttttaattattcacAACAGGAGGAAATGGGGGCCTCTTGAGAAGCAGCTGATTCCAGAGcagggaaaatataaaatgaaccaGAACATCTTGTGCCTCCAAATAAAGGAATGCTCAGGAATGATAGAAACCTGTTATAAGGACACAGGAGCTGGCTTGAATGATCTCTCCTACTGGCTGACCTGAGAtaattttagcattaaaatgattAATGATGGTAAATCAATTAGAAATGAATAGTCATAATGAAGGAAATAGGAATCCATAATGatataaataactatataaataaaCGTTGGAGAAAGGAAAGCTCTACCTTACAATAGAATACCAAATAATATTAATTGCAAATAAGCACAAAATATCCTTACAGTGAAGAAGTCATACTGACATTATCTTACAAGTGATGTAGACAGATATACAGAAAGATATCTTACTCAAGTTAATATCACCAGTAATGGGGCAAATTGATAAACATGACACGCCTCCTGATATGATGCACTGAGAAGAACATAGCACCACTTCTGTGGTAGTCCTGCAAAAGACACATAACCTTACCCAAATCAAGAGGAAACAATTTCACACTCAAATTGACCTGCTCATGTCAGAAGTATCAAGGTcataaaagacaaggaaagactgaggaactgtttCATATATAAAACATGACAACCCAGTCCAACACATAATCCAGGATTGGACTGTGGTCCCATAACAAACACTATTAGGACAACTGATAAATTTAAATGGGATCTCTAGATTATATGCAAGTATTATATCaaaatttcttgattttgatAGTTACACTGCAGTTATGTTGGAGAAAGCCattgtttttaggaaatactCAGTGAAATGCTAAAAGAGTAATAAGGTATTACGTCTTCAACTTACTCTCAAAGTGTTCAGAATAAGAAATAATTGTATGtagaaagaataaagtaaatatcAAATTTAACAATCGGGAAACCATTGCTGAATGAGGAGTGTCACACACGTcagtgtgaagagaccaccaaacaggctttgtgtgagcaacaaggctgtttatttcacctgggtgcaggtgggctgagtctgaaaagagagtcagcaaaggcaGATATGGGTGGGGCTGTTCCATAGGATTTGGGttggtagtggaaaattacagtcaaagggggtttttCTCTTACAGGCAGGGGCAAAgttcacaaggtgctcagtgggggagcttctgagccaggagaaggaatttcacaaggttaatcactcagttaaggtggggcaggaacaaatcacaatggtggaatatCATCagaaccggccattttcacttcttttgtgattcttcacttgcttcaggccatctggatgtacacatgcaggtcacaggggatatgatggcttggcttgggctcagaggtctgatgttcctgtcttcttatattaataagaaaaataacataaaatagtgttgaagtgttggggcagGGAAAGTTTtgggggggtggtatggagagataatgggcaatgtttctcagggctgctttgagTGGGATTGGGGGTGgcatgggaacctagagtgggagagattaaactgaagaaagatttgggggtaaggggtgatattgtggggttgttagaaggagcatttgtcatataaaATGATTGTTGGTGGCCTGGATACGGTTTtggatgaattgagaaactaaacagaagacacaaggtctgaataagagaaggagaaaaacaggtattaaaggactaagaattgggaggacccaggacatccaattagaggtGTCCAAGAGGTTCAGTgtaattacttgcttggttggtgagttttaGGGCTCTACCCTTAacagagtccttttttttttaagttagaggctgagcttggtgaggtgtgtttttaaaagaccattagtccgttCTACCTTTCCTAAAGATTGAGGACGGTAAGGGGTATGAAAGTTctactgaataccaagagcccaagaaactgcttgggtgatttgactaataa
Proteins encoded in this window:
- the MOS gene encoding proto-oncogene serine/threonine-protein kinase mos, whose product is MPSPLALRPYLPSEFSPSVDARPCSSPSELPAKLLLGATPRAPRLPRRLAWCSIDWEQVCLLQRLGAGGFGSVYKATYHGVPVAIKQVNKCTKNRLASRRSFWAELNVARLRHNNIVRVVAASTRTPAGSNSLGTIIMEFGGNVTLHQVIYGAAGHPEGDAGEPHCSTGEPLTLGKCLKYSLDVVNGLLFLHSQSIVHLDLKPANILISEQDVCKISDFGCSEKLEDLLCFQTPLYPLGGTYTHRAPELLKGEGVTPKADIYSFAITLWQMTTKQAPYSGERQHILYAVVAYDLRPSLSAAVFQDSPPGQRLGDVIRRCWRPSAAQRPSARLLLVDLTSLKAEFG